From the Pedobacter cryoconitis genome, one window contains:
- a CDS encoding SOS response-associated peptidase family protein codes for MCGRTVFAGSDSIIKELGVIYKDEPRSVNLNAPPGAYVPVLTSEKPDELQYYLWSVLAKYNETGKPDPKVRTFNARSDKLFTSSMWSKLIDRQTCVFNTTGFYEWQKLEKDNPKTPKQIHFIKEQGKNLTFMAGIYDVWLNRSTGELVPNCAMITHDANKYMLNIHDRMPAFIEWTKVKYWLDLSLPATEKLKLIDPVNDDFLESFKMKSVGNLEEFQKISLFCD; via the coding sequence ATGTGTGGAAGAACAGTTTTCGCGGGAAGCGATTCGATTATAAAGGAACTAGGTGTTATTTACAAGGATGAGCCAAGGTCAGTGAATTTAAATGCCCCGCCGGGAGCGTATGTACCTGTCTTAACAAGCGAAAAACCGGATGAGCTACAATATTATTTATGGAGCGTTTTAGCAAAATATAACGAGACAGGTAAGCCTGATCCTAAGGTAAGAACCTTCAATGCGAGATCAGATAAGTTATTTACCTCATCAATGTGGAGTAAGCTAATAGATAGGCAAACATGTGTATTTAACACAACTGGTTTCTACGAATGGCAAAAGCTTGAAAAGGATAACCCAAAAACGCCAAAACAAATTCATTTTATCAAGGAGCAAGGCAAAAATTTAACATTCATGGCCGGCATTTATGATGTATGGTTAAATCGATCTACTGGAGAGCTTGTTCCAAATTGTGCTATGATAACCCATGATGCTAATAAGTACATGCTAAATATTCATGATCGAATGCCCGCTTTTATTGAGTGGACGAAAGTCAAATATTGGTTGGATCTTTCTCTGCCTGCTACTGAAAAATTAAAACTCATTGACCCTGTGAATGACGATTTTTTGGAATCCTTTAAAATGAAATCAGTTGGGAATTTAGAAGAATTTCAAAAGATTAGCCTATTTTGTGATTAA
- a CDS encoding RES family NAD+ phosphorylase: MADRVEHAFELHFDRTAAEPSEEQYRAQFSDPESTYHWEREGENLPFLLEDIGGVPYDAAQDVQEILNQRYFDKDTDFIEQEYSQDALYELKEISDDHWQKDWAEFEQIIKTRSRFFSKKAFSYLARVFEGIEKFRARLGRPLVCIAGPEEELKDLYRSRVFQNEMDMLSALEHPDQQIGTPNSCNARSGRMNASGIAVFYGATSPGLAMAEVRPPVGSWIVVGRFDLLHPLRLLDLTALRSVRAEGSIFDPDYLSTREKVTFLRWLAWQCAQPVLPIHENSNYLTTQVIAEFLAEAIEPAFDGIIYNSTQSGKKGSNVVLFHHAARIAQIELPESYRIETTSRIYEPADEKEYVSYHVIVHDLGQPEEKSAILDSISAAYYGYNPIPAYDTSVDIRESSLQIDADNLNIFRLVNAEFETKPFIYKRSGTNLKTRRRWLDGLIDE; the protein is encoded by the coding sequence ATGGCCGACCGTGTCGAACATGCATTCGAACTGCATTTTGATCGCACGGCAGCCGAGCCGTCAGAAGAACAGTACCGGGCGCAGTTTTCCGATCCAGAATCAACCTATCACTGGGAGCGAGAAGGTGAAAATCTACCTTTCCTGTTAGAAGATATAGGTGGTGTACCATATGATGCGGCACAAGATGTACAGGAAATCTTAAATCAGCGTTATTTTGATAAGGATACCGATTTCATCGAACAAGAGTATAGCCAAGATGCACTATATGAACTGAAAGAAATTTCAGATGATCATTGGCAAAAAGACTGGGCGGAGTTCGAACAGATCATTAAAACCCGGTCTAGGTTTTTCAGCAAAAAGGCTTTTAGTTATTTAGCCAGAGTATTCGAGGGGATTGAAAAATTCAGAGCGCGCCTGGGCAGGCCCTTAGTTTGCATAGCTGGACCAGAAGAGGAATTGAAGGATTTATATCGTTCACGGGTATTCCAAAATGAAATGGATATGCTTTCAGCACTTGAACATCCCGATCAGCAGATCGGAACCCCAAATTCATGTAATGCCCGTTCAGGTAGAATGAATGCTTCAGGCATCGCCGTTTTTTATGGAGCGACCAGTCCGGGTCTTGCGATGGCCGAAGTCCGACCACCCGTTGGGAGTTGGATAGTTGTTGGCAGGTTTGATTTGCTTCACCCCCTTCGGCTTCTAGATTTAACAGCATTACGTTCTGTCCGGGCTGAAGGCAGTATCTTTGATCCTGATTATTTGTCCACACGGGAAAAGGTAACGTTCCTACGCTGGCTTGCCTGGCAGTGTGCTCAACCGGTGCTGCCAATTCACGAGAACAGTAATTATTTGACGACACAAGTTATAGCTGAGTTTCTTGCAGAAGCTATAGAGCCTGCTTTTGATGGTATCATCTATAATTCAACACAGTCCGGGAAGAAGGGTTCTAATGTCGTGCTTTTTCATCATGCTGCTAGGATTGCTCAAATCGAGCTGCCAGAAAGCTATCGGATTGAAACAACCTCCAGAATCTATGAGCCAGCAGATGAAAAAGAATATGTGTCGTATCATGTAATTGTCCACGATTTGGGCCAACCGGAAGAGAAGTCGGCAATATTAGATTCAATCAGTGCAGCTTATTATGGTTATAATCCCATACCGGCGTATGATACGTCTGTGGATATTCGTGAATCCAGTTTGCAGATCGATGCAGATAACCTAAATATCTTCAGATTGGTAAATGCAGAGTTTGAGACCAAGCCTTTCATTTATAAGCGGTCAGGGACCAATTTGAAAACGCGACGAAGATGGCTCGATGGACTTATTGACGAGTAA
- a CDS encoding M12 family metallopeptidase has protein sequence MKKYIFILLTIFCIAAISCKKNRSSEGASDNAKSNSNFVTLKSGIIVEKRGNDYFLDGDIQLTPAQLKYLDEKGSFETEGGKKITGPEMSLNPITNLPINLADGTVPRNLGINGDPYRLWAMVRFTYGSSVTNNPKSAIIRAHIKQALLEIQSKSNVRFYNATGQPTVDPTYGFAYPYIEINYVGTSSDVSESSIIGRNPAGGKQTINLADFAVFYSFDPRETYERSDYATIIHELCHAVGMMHEQKRPDRDNYVNINTSNLKNPAGTSQFQPITSNYSYFGSYDFNSVMGYSSLTSSSSIVYDVNQPMYTKKDGTNINQGTTLSDLDRLWLNQYHIPYIARSDVYRELDATVYKTDNTIATPQERLQFQASLNNGNPNPPPGGQIPNNF, from the coding sequence ATGAAAAAGTACATTTTTATTTTATTAACTATTTTTTGCATTGCAGCAATCTCTTGTAAAAAGAACCGTAGCAGTGAGGGTGCCTCAGATAATGCAAAAAGTAATTCTAATTTCGTGACTTTAAAGTCTGGAATTATTGTTGAAAAGCGCGGGAATGATTATTTTCTGGATGGAGACATTCAACTCACGCCAGCGCAGCTAAAATATTTGGATGAAAAAGGCAGTTTTGAAACGGAAGGTGGTAAGAAGATTACCGGTCCCGAAATGTCACTTAATCCGATAACAAATCTTCCGATTAATCTGGCTGATGGTACAGTACCAAGAAATTTAGGCATTAACGGTGACCCCTATAGACTTTGGGCAATGGTTCGGTTTACTTATGGTAGTAGTGTTACAAACAATCCTAAGTCTGCAATCATTAGAGCACACATAAAACAAGCATTGTTAGAAATTCAATCTAAATCCAACGTTAGATTTTATAATGCTACCGGTCAACCAACCGTAGATCCAACGTACGGATTTGCATACCCGTATATAGAGATTAACTATGTAGGCACAAGTTCTGATGTAAGTGAGTCGTCTATAATAGGTCGTAATCCAGCTGGCGGGAAACAAACAATCAATCTGGCTGATTTCGCTGTATTTTATAGTTTTGATCCCCGCGAAACATATGAACGAAGCGATTATGCAACAATAATTCATGAACTTTGTCACGCTGTTGGCATGATGCATGAGCAGAAAAGGCCTGATAGAGATAATTATGTTAATATCAACACTTCTAACTTAAAAAATCCTGCAGGTACCAGTCAATTCCAGCCAATCACTAGCAATTATTCTTATTTTGGTAGTTACGATTTTAATTCTGTTATGGGTTACTCGTCTCTGACGAGCTCTTCATCTATAGTTTATGATGTAAATCAACCAATGTACACCAAAAAAGACGGTACTAATATTAATCAAGGAACTACCCTTTCTGATTTGGATAGACTTTGGTTAAACCAATATCATATCCCATATATCGCTCGTTCAGATGTATATAGAGAATTAGATGCTACAGTTTATAAAACTGATAATACCATTGCAACACCTCAAGAAAGATTACAATTTCAAGCATCATTAAATAACGGAAATCCCAACCCGCCACCAGGTGGACAGATCCCTAATAATTTTTAA
- a CDS encoding DUF4377 domain-containing protein: MKKNLQKYYLMFLISIFFTGLISCKKDTDTTRIAIFNVAPTLAYSGPPPPASPTEGALPMLKVTEKGTADTVLIYKERIAGFTYEEGYKYSLKVQVTHLVSPPADGHSENYQLIEILSKEKSN, translated from the coding sequence ATGAAAAAAAATTTACAGAAATACTATCTGATGTTTCTAATTTCAATCTTCTTCACAGGTTTAATTAGCTGCAAAAAAGATACTGATACAACAAGAATTGCGATTTTTAATGTTGCGCCGACATTAGCATACTCCGGCCCCCCTCCTCCGGCTTCCCCAACTGAAGGAGCGTTGCCTATGTTGAAGGTGACTGAAAAAGGTACTGCGGATACCGTTCTAATTTATAAGGAAAGGATAGCGGGATTTACTTATGAAGAGGGTTATAAATATTCTTTAAAGGTTCAAGTCACACATTTAGTATCTCCACCAGCAGATGGTCATTCCGAAAATTATCAACTAATAGAAATTCTGTCTAAAGAAAAAAGCAATTAA
- a CDS encoding helix-turn-helix domain-containing protein yields MDAPKTKGIKHISSSEYISRFVNTYSTVQFKNAMVQVYDYQNHSKFLKTPTTLFRPDYNYVIYLKSGFIKKQLGTEMQCIEAPAVVFVGAGHVVGMNEVSADPEGTIVVFENDILNEILSRQDLLKLFDINPIIKLNEKTSLYIGALSDLLLHEYQENKMDMQVITPLLQAMFQKLLSLSDRHFVLSQSHLIALRFKELVYRNFVQEKSVSYYAREMAITENYLNRCSNQILNKSAKKFIIEVTVLQSRILLQDMGKHVAEIANELNFDDPAYFTRIFKKVTGISPSDYKKQILNDL; encoded by the coding sequence ATGGATGCCCCAAAGACTAAAGGAATTAAACACATATCATCCTCTGAATATATCAGCCGTTTTGTAAATACCTATTCTACTGTGCAGTTTAAGAACGCAATGGTACAGGTATACGATTATCAAAACCATTCTAAATTCTTAAAAACACCAACCACACTCTTCCGGCCGGATTATAACTATGTTATTTATCTTAAAAGTGGTTTCATTAAAAAACAACTGGGTACAGAGATGCAATGTATTGAAGCTCCGGCAGTTGTTTTTGTTGGTGCGGGCCATGTAGTTGGAATGAATGAAGTATCTGCTGATCCGGAGGGAACAATTGTAGTCTTTGAGAACGATATATTAAATGAAATCCTTTCCAGACAAGATCTGCTTAAATTGTTCGATATCAATCCTATTATCAAACTGAATGAAAAGACAAGTTTATATATTGGAGCATTAAGTGATCTTCTATTACATGAATATCAGGAAAATAAAATGGACATGCAGGTCATTACCCCTTTACTGCAAGCGATGTTCCAAAAGCTGTTAAGCTTATCTGACCGGCATTTTGTTCTTTCACAGAGCCATTTAATTGCCCTTCGTTTTAAGGAGCTGGTCTATAGAAATTTTGTACAGGAAAAAAGTGTTTCCTACTACGCCAGGGAAATGGCCATTACTGAAAACTACCTGAATAGATGTTCTAACCAGATTTTAAACAAATCAGCAAAAAAATTCATCATTGAAGTCACAGTTTTACAAAGCAGGATTTTACTTCAGGATATGGGAAAGCATGTTGCTGAAATTGCAAATGAACTTAATTTTGACGATCCGGCATACTTTACCAGAATATTTAAAAAAGTAACAGGTATTTCACCATCAGATTATAAAAAACAAATACTAAACGATTTATAG
- a CDS encoding TolC family protein yields MKFKTQLILIPILCISTLLFGVFTSNGQSYTQNENVKQLSLEEALTLAGAKNKWIDIDKTEELAAQADKKDARLMALPQFEAKASYLRYSNLSVYEDGLSERNSAPRYPTPNEASLGLEGIFNVYSGGRIKAIQEQQSVKTNIASLNIKERSGSIKLQATSYYLGLIRLYDLKRFTTDQLKRAELRLKNIKTLYKNQKVTKSDVLRAEVMLSNVQLDLASTENDIRISGQKLAVLLNLPQSTLILPKDSAAMIKPSADELEALVKTKGEGAFNILRSDQSIALNQSILKLTRSYNMPTLNLVTAYGFNYPNFLFKPAVDQMYAIGFVGIKAQYSISSLYQNKHKVAAVKWRLNRAEKEKEAQLDDKLQEIESYYIKYSEALNRIGVNQKSIQQAKSNYEIMSTKYFNQLALLTDLLDADNLFQGSRFNLVNSQVEAMMIYYRMLYSTGRL; encoded by the coding sequence ATGAAATTTAAAACCCAGCTTATTCTAATACCAATTTTATGTATATCAACTTTATTGTTTGGCGTTTTTACCAGTAACGGACAAAGTTACACCCAGAATGAAAACGTAAAACAACTTTCTTTAGAAGAAGCACTTACACTTGCCGGAGCAAAGAATAAATGGATAGACATTGATAAAACGGAAGAATTAGCTGCCCAAGCCGATAAAAAAGATGCCAGACTAATGGCGCTCCCGCAGTTTGAAGCAAAAGCATCCTATCTTCGCTATTCAAATCTATCTGTATATGAAGATGGTTTAAGTGAACGCAATTCTGCTCCAAGGTATCCAACACCAAACGAGGCCAGCTTAGGATTGGAAGGCATTTTTAATGTATATAGTGGGGGGAGAATCAAAGCCATACAAGAGCAGCAATCTGTTAAAACTAATATAGCTTCTTTGAATATAAAAGAACGATCTGGCAGTATTAAATTACAGGCAACTTCTTATTATCTGGGACTAATCAGGTTATATGACCTTAAAAGGTTTACTACCGATCAGCTTAAGCGGGCAGAGCTTCGCCTGAAGAATATTAAAACACTTTACAAAAATCAAAAAGTAACGAAAAGTGATGTATTAAGAGCAGAGGTGATGCTGTCAAATGTTCAGCTTGATTTAGCTTCAACGGAAAATGATATCAGGATCTCGGGTCAAAAGCTGGCCGTTCTGCTGAATCTGCCGCAATCTACCCTTATCCTTCCCAAAGATTCTGCCGCCATGATTAAACCGTCTGCCGATGAATTAGAAGCTTTAGTAAAAACCAAAGGTGAGGGGGCATTTAATATATTAAGATCGGATCAATCGATAGCGTTAAATCAATCTATCCTCAAACTAACCAGGAGCTATAATATGCCAACTTTAAACCTTGTGACGGCCTATGGTTTCAACTATCCGAATTTTCTTTTTAAACCGGCAGTGGATCAAATGTATGCTATCGGTTTCGTTGGAATAAAAGCGCAGTACAGTATTTCTTCTTTGTACCAGAATAAGCACAAAGTTGCAGCAGTAAAATGGCGTTTAAATAGGGCCGAAAAAGAAAAAGAAGCTCAGCTGGACGATAAACTTCAGGAAATTGAAAGTTATTATATTAAATATAGCGAAGCTCTAAACCGGATCGGGGTGAATCAAAAGTCTATTCAGCAGGCTAAATCCAACTATGAAATCATGAGCACCAAATACTTTAACCAGCTGGCACTGCTGACTGACTTGCTGGATGCTGATAACCTGTTTCAGGGTTCAAGGTTCAATTTGGTCAATTCACAGGTAGAAGCGATGATGATCTATTACCGGATGCTTTATTCCACAGGAAGACTTTAA
- a CDS encoding HlyD family secretion protein encodes MERKRPHAGNIALSIVAVLVVVMGIFYAASYLLRMQKYEETNDAQVEANINPVSARAGGYIKKVWFNEHLPVQAGDTLITIEDSEYKARLQEAQAAVDDAHAQLKMLDASVYAAEVATTVNKDQIEGAKARQWQSQQDINRYKNLVKAEAVTGAEFEQVKAHYDVAVSDFNASKSSLTTSKARILELKSKTDLLLADLKKKEAQLKLARINLSYTVITAPYSGRLGRKTVLTGQQIQPGQPLVYIINEKEKWVTANFLETQVGGMHIGQAVDISVDALDGTHYSGTIEAISGSTGSKFSLLPPDNSSGNFVKIVQRIPVKIKLNQGDIDAVKVGMNVIVSIQKQRKS; translated from the coding sequence ATGGAAAGAAAAAGACCTCATGCAGGTAATATCGCACTCTCAATTGTGGCAGTACTGGTCGTTGTGATGGGTATATTTTACGCAGCCAGTTATTTATTGCGAATGCAAAAATATGAAGAAACCAATGATGCACAGGTGGAAGCAAATATCAATCCGGTTTCCGCAAGGGCGGGAGGGTATATTAAAAAAGTTTGGTTTAATGAACATCTCCCTGTTCAAGCCGGGGATACATTAATCACAATTGAGGATAGTGAATATAAAGCCAGGTTACAAGAGGCGCAGGCCGCAGTTGATGATGCCCATGCACAGCTTAAAATGTTGGATGCCAGTGTGTATGCAGCAGAAGTAGCTACAACAGTCAATAAAGACCAGATTGAAGGTGCTAAAGCCCGGCAATGGCAAAGTCAGCAGGACATCAACAGATATAAGAACCTGGTAAAAGCCGAAGCCGTAACGGGCGCTGAATTCGAGCAGGTAAAAGCTCATTATGATGTAGCTGTAAGTGATTTTAACGCTTCAAAAAGTAGCTTGACAACGAGCAAAGCCAGAATTCTGGAACTTAAATCGAAGACAGATCTGCTATTGGCTGATTTAAAGAAAAAAGAAGCTCAGCTGAAACTGGCCCGCATTAACCTTTCTTATACCGTAATCACAGCTCCGTATAGTGGGAGATTGGGAAGAAAAACTGTATTGACCGGCCAGCAGATACAACCAGGACAACCTCTGGTCTATATTATCAATGAAAAAGAAAAATGGGTTACTGCTAACTTTCTGGAAACCCAGGTTGGGGGAATGCACATCGGCCAGGCGGTAGATATCAGTGTAGATGCGCTCGATGGCACACACTACAGCGGGACTATTGAGGCGATATCGGGATCTACCGGCTCTAAATTTTCCTTGCTTCCTCCAGATAACTCAAGCGGGAACTTTGTAAAGATCGTTCAACGCATTCCAGTTAAAATTAAGCTCAACCAAGGCGATATTGATGCCGTTAAAGTGGGGATGAATGTAATCGTATCTATTCAGAAACAAAGAAAATCATGA
- a CDS encoding MFS transporter gives MRGPQYFKSWINDWNWGVRIALFLILMSSLVQFGVFAMTQNYLISLLGFQSEDLSFGMQICYVGILGILPIQFRFLRYFETRNYLIVNITAGILLSLACLFIRDVNVFFVVRFLQGIVVCNIAGCMVVLIYSRLKTEHMQAIGSSVFYGSIFSNGVIIGIAAAMVVNSSDWTQVYVYSIIFQLATLVIVLLALKSTSGHKKYPLYQIDWIGFVLLIAAAGSLTYTMVYGSKYYWFEDRRIVISSLAAASGTVCFLFRQYLIRRPLIDLSIFKSRNFVIGLVILAIYYGFKDSINLIYSYTGGVLGWSPYRLMILGLCNVSGIILFMIFSGQLIIRNRHSTKGFLIAGFSIMIIYHLWMYFVFTPDLSFPDLIIPVFLQGASAGLIFVPVVIFILSSAPKHTGTTGIFVAACTRFNATLQSIAGFYNLQLFFNKNYKTGILNRVSFLDFATSERLNSYVQMFSSKGYTTEQATSLAYSSLGRAVDLQAQILGYRAIFLTIAIVLSIVLFLIAVTPSLNKTVLHYSKRMFIWVFHK, from the coding sequence ATGAGGGGGCCTCAATACTTCAAGAGCTGGATCAACGATTGGAACTGGGGTGTCCGTATCGCCCTGTTCCTGATCCTGATGTCTTCGCTGGTTCAATTCGGGGTATTTGCGATGACCCAGAATTACCTGATCTCTTTGCTGGGATTTCAAAGTGAAGATTTGTCGTTTGGCATGCAGATATGTTATGTTGGTATATTGGGCATACTCCCTATACAGTTCCGATTTTTGCGCTATTTCGAAACGAGAAATTACCTGATCGTAAACATAACAGCAGGAATCCTGCTCAGTCTGGCTTGTCTGTTCATCAGGGACGTTAATGTGTTTTTCGTTGTCCGGTTCTTACAAGGTATTGTAGTTTGTAACATCGCAGGCTGTATGGTCGTGTTGATTTATTCCAGACTTAAAACAGAACATATGCAGGCCATTGGATCCTCAGTATTTTACGGGTCTATTTTCAGCAATGGGGTAATTATAGGTATCGCGGCTGCCATGGTAGTAAATAGTTCAGACTGGACCCAGGTGTATGTTTATTCCATCATTTTTCAGCTGGCCACCCTGGTTATTGTATTGCTTGCATTAAAATCAACCTCAGGTCATAAAAAATATCCGCTCTACCAAATAGACTGGATTGGCTTTGTGCTGCTCATTGCTGCAGCAGGTTCCCTGACTTATACCATGGTTTATGGCTCAAAATATTATTGGTTTGAGGACAGAAGAATTGTAATTTCTTCTCTGGCTGCGGCTTCTGGCACAGTGTGCTTTCTTTTCAGACAATATCTGATCAGAAGACCCTTAATTGATTTGAGTATTTTTAAATCGCGCAATTTTGTAATTGGGTTGGTGATACTCGCTATTTATTATGGTTTCAAGGATTCTATCAATCTCATATACAGTTATACAGGCGGTGTTCTTGGTTGGAGCCCTTATCGATTAATGATCTTAGGGCTTTGTAATGTAAGTGGTATTATCCTGTTTATGATTTTTTCAGGGCAGTTGATCATCAGGAACCGCCATTCTACTAAAGGGTTTTTAATTGCGGGGTTTAGCATCATGATCATATATCACCTATGGATGTATTTTGTATTCACTCCGGACCTTTCTTTTCCAGATTTAATTATCCCAGTGTTCCTTCAGGGAGCATCGGCAGGATTGATTTTCGTTCCGGTAGTTATTTTCATCCTGTCTTCTGCACCGAAACATACGGGGACTACTGGCATTTTTGTTGCCGCATGTACCCGCTTCAATGCCACCCTTCAATCTATTGCAGGATTTTACAACTTGCAGCTTTTTTTTAATAAAAATTATAAAACGGGCATTCTAAACCGCGTGAGTTTTCTTGATTTTGCAACCAGTGAACGACTAAACAGTTATGTACAAATGTTCAGTTCCAAAGGTTATACCACGGAGCAGGCAACTTCCCTTGCTTACAGTTCTTTGGGACGGGCAGTAGACCTTCAGGCACAGATATTAGGTTATCGGGCCATATTTTTGACTATTGCTATCGTGCTGTCCATTGTCTTGTTTTTAATTGCTGTGACACCTTCACTCAATAAAACGGTGCTGCATTATAGTAAGCGTATGTTTATCTGGGTGTTTCACAAATAG
- a CDS encoding winged helix-turn-helix transcriptional regulator, with protein MKTECIGDYVKLKGKVYPCTISLAMDLIGGKWKAVILYHLKDAEKRYSELRKEVPNVTEMTLSLQLKQLEKDGLVLRKVFGKKPPIKVIYSLTDFGKTFIPVLEIITSWGNQIVLEKGEFVSNSF; from the coding sequence ATGAAAACAGAATGTATTGGTGATTATGTAAAACTAAAGGGGAAAGTTTATCCATGCACAATAAGTCTTGCGATGGATTTGATAGGTGGTAAATGGAAAGCGGTAATTCTGTATCATTTAAAAGATGCTGAAAAGCGTTATAGCGAGCTTCGCAAAGAAGTACCAAATGTTACCGAAATGACCTTGAGTTTACAGTTGAAACAATTAGAAAAGGACGGCTTAGTATTAAGGAAAGTATTTGGCAAAAAACCTCCTATTAAAGTTATTTACAGCCTGACAGATTTTGGAAAAACATTTATACCAGTGCTGGAAATAATTACCAGCTGGGGAAACCAGATAGTTTTAGAAAAAGGTGAATTTGTCAGCAACTCTTTTTAA
- a CDS encoding NmrA/HSCARG family protein — MVSNLKANEALKQEDKPLITIVGVLGKQGRSAAHTLLQSGRYRVRGITRRVDSPEAICLAEQGAELVNLPLDLGYKKEFVEAFRGSDGIFMMTPSIVPPQTHEMELGKQLADAAVEAGVQHIVFSSLENIDKITQGKKFAPHFTDKAMIEEYIRTLPITSSFIYMAFFYTNFMEFYTPIIEGDTLVFPIYLPKDFRAPFVDPLTSTGPAILEIFSNPGQYAGKSLPVIGDIISPQEIVDTFVRVTGKKAIYSSAFTRDNLLHYFPDFGSNELLVKEILGMVEYAVDYGYFGEDRDLLWSRKINQNSLNWEQFLRSTGWEGEQISY, encoded by the coding sequence ATGGTATCGAATTTAAAAGCTAATGAAGCACTGAAACAAGAAGATAAACCGCTTATCACAATAGTTGGTGTTTTGGGCAAACAGGGACGTAGTGCTGCACATACGCTGTTACAGAGTGGGCGTTACCGGGTACGCGGAATTACCCGGCGCGTTGATTCACCAGAGGCAATTTGTTTGGCCGAACAGGGAGCTGAACTTGTGAATTTACCACTTGACCTGGGATATAAAAAAGAATTTGTTGAAGCATTTCGTGGTTCGGATGGTATTTTCATGATGACGCCAAGTATTGTCCCTCCGCAAACTCACGAGATGGAGTTGGGTAAACAGTTAGCAGACGCAGCGGTTGAAGCAGGGGTTCAGCATATTGTCTTTAGCAGTTTGGAAAATATAGACAAGATTACACAAGGGAAAAAGTTTGCTCCTCATTTTACAGATAAGGCTATGATTGAAGAATATATTCGCACGCTTCCAATCACAAGCTCGTTTATCTACATGGCTTTTTTTTATACTAATTTTATGGAGTTTTATACTCCTATAATAGAAGGGGATACACTTGTATTTCCGATTTATTTACCAAAGGATTTCCGTGCGCCATTTGTTGACCCCCTTACCTCCACAGGGCCAGCCATTTTGGAGATTTTTTCTAATCCAGGTCAATATGCCGGTAAGTCCCTGCCAGTAATTGGCGATATTATTTCACCTCAGGAAATAGTAGATACTTTTGTTCGGGTCACAGGCAAGAAAGCTATTTACAGTTCTGCATTCACACGGGATAATCTGCTTCATTATTTCCCGGATTTTGGCTCAAATGAGCTTTTAGTGAAGGAGATTCTGGGTATGGTAGAGTACGCAGTTGACTATGGTTATTTCGGCGAAGATCGTGATTTGTTATGGAGCCGTAAAATAAACCAGAATAGCCTTAATTGGGAACAGTTTCTTCGAAGTACTGGTTGGGAAGGTGAGCAGATTTCTTATTAA
- a CDS encoding LytR/AlgR family response regulator transcription factor, with the protein MSVIQNRGISCLLLEDDPAALDFIKQTLKINYPDLDIYPCKNLAEADLSFKQQQQTLFILDVNLPDGNCFDWLKATTEETTVKFSVIFITAFAGYAVQAFRFSAIDFLLKPYLPADLIVAVDKALRNINDSQYHKQLETFFYNHNQQVKQAKKIVLKTLEEIFVIQIADILVLEADNSYTRFRLHNGTCILVSQPIKEYDNQLTPLGFMRVHQSYLINLQYIRTFKKKNNFLVLEGDLEIPVSQHKKISLMSYLNNL; encoded by the coding sequence ATGAGCGTTATACAAAATAGGGGAATTTCCTGCCTGTTACTGGAAGATGATCCTGCTGCACTTGATTTCATAAAGCAAACCCTGAAAATAAACTATCCTGACCTGGATATATATCCATGCAAAAATCTTGCGGAGGCTGATCTGTCCTTTAAACAACAGCAGCAAACACTATTTATTCTCGATGTAAACTTACCCGATGGAAATTGTTTTGACTGGCTGAAGGCAACCACAGAAGAAACAACTGTGAAATTCAGCGTAATTTTTATTACCGCCTTTGCAGGGTATGCTGTACAGGCTTTCCGGTTCAGTGCGATAGATTTTCTATTAAAACCCTACCTGCCAGCCGATCTGATAGTTGCAGTAGATAAAGCGCTCAGAAACATTAATGACAGCCAGTACCATAAACAGTTGGAAACCTTTTTCTATAACCACAATCAGCAAGTAAAACAAGCAAAGAAAATTGTTTTGAAAACCCTTGAAGAGATCTTCGTAATCCAGATTGCAGATATTCTGGTTCTGGAGGCAGACAATAGTTATACCCGCTTCAGATTGCATAACGGAACTTGCATCCTGGTTTCACAGCCCATCAAGGAATACGATAATCAGCTTACTCCGCTAGGATTTATGCGCGTGCACCAGTCTTATCTGATCAATCTCCAATACATAAGGACTTTCAAAAAGAAGAACAACTTCCTGGTGCTGGAAGGCGATTTAGAAATTCCGGTGTCTCAACACAAAAAGATAAGTTTAATGAGTTACTTAAATAATTTATAA